One window of the Methanomassiliicoccaceae archaeon DOK genome contains the following:
- a CDS encoding MarR family transcriptional regulator — MDTDDRGDDAIRLVVSFPKKMNLCMKGYADKYLRDTRIKPPYLILIFHIGKRDGLSQKELIDEVPYDKSYISTMVHDLIDLGLVYNDSSGKLHSLHLTDQGRDIFAMSRMMFELLDRNLFDVLTDEEKEVLAEIMRKLDDRADRIMESLTKG, encoded by the coding sequence ATGGATACGGATGACAGAGGGGACGACGCGATCCGTCTGGTCGTGTCCTTCCCGAAGAAGATGAACCTGTGCATGAAGGGCTATGCGGACAAGTACCTGAGGGACACACGCATCAAACCCCCATACCTCATCCTCATCTTCCATATAGGGAAGAGGGACGGACTGTCACAGAAGGAGCTCATCGACGAGGTCCCGTACGACAAGTCGTACATCTCCACGATGGTCCATGACCTCATAGACCTCGGCCTGGTGTACAACGACAGCTCCGGGAAGCTCCACAGTCTCCATCTCACCGACCAGGGCCGTGACATATTCGCGATGAGCCGCATGATGTTCGAACTCCTGGACAGGAACCTGTTCGACGTTCTGACGGACGAGGAGAAGGAGGTTCTCGCCGAGATCATGAGGAAGCTCGACGACAGGGCGGACCGCATAATGGAGAGTCTGACCAAGGGATAA
- a CDS encoding sugar O-acetyltransferase yields the protein MDFLERSRRGMVTSKTDEDIGVFMEAVNRAHTLCEMFNTPQTPSDRRKEILEELFGQELDDVAVYPTFRCDVGRNITFGRGVLINFDCVILDSAEVVIGDHVLIGPKVCIVTPSHKFSPDMRRNIVTRAEKIVIGDDVWIGAGAIVLPGVTIGEGAIIGAGAVVTKDVPAGETYVGVPARSIGAV from the coding sequence ATGGATTTTCTGGAACGCAGCCGTCGCGGCATGGTCACGAGCAAGACCGACGAGGACATCGGTGTCTTCATGGAGGCCGTGAACAGGGCTCACACCTTGTGCGAGATGTTCAACACCCCCCAGACCCCCTCCGACAGGAGGAAGGAGATACTGGAGGAGCTGTTCGGGCAGGAGCTGGACGATGTCGCCGTGTATCCGACGTTCAGGTGCGACGTCGGCAGGAACATAACCTTCGGCAGGGGCGTCCTGATCAACTTCGACTGCGTCATCCTGGACAGCGCCGAGGTCGTCATCGGGGACCATGTCCTGATAGGTCCAAAGGTCTGCATAGTAACCCCGAGTCACAAGTTCTCTCCGGATATGAGGCGGAACATAGTCACACGTGCCGAGAAGATCGTGATAGGGGATGACGTCTGGATCGGTGCCGGCGCAATAGTCCTCCCAGGAGTCACCATCGGTGAAGGCGCCATCATCGGCGCCGGCGCGGTGGTGACGAAGGACGTTCCGGCCGGGGAGACATACGTCGGTGTCCCCGCCAGGAGCATAGGGGCGGTATGA
- a CDS encoding MFS transporter produces the protein MIGLCVAMLGACFDGTIVGTIGTKLAEDLGGLSLYAWMTTAYLLCETIMIPIAGKLSDIYGRKPLFLIGLGLFAVGSVCAGLSSNMEMFIVCRAVQGVGGGILIPVATAAVADLYSPRERARMQGILGAIFGVGSGIGPLIGGYIEGAISWHWCFYINIPLALIAFILTIKKFPTPVNDGEKHIDVKGIAFLSLLLLDVLLLIEFGGKEFEWASIETAAMVIIAIVLVVVFVKVEHKAIDPILAPHLIHNKTVIMAAIFMAIFGIGMIGAMMFTNMLAVGVFGLTTLEAGIWSLAMVAGMMITSISSGALVERTGYKPWLIVGPILCFLGLFYLSGMTVDPDMVLQMAGNADYLQELYMTRYLIGTFILGLGLGCMMSVVMSAVQNSSKPTEMGMTTSSVNLIRSIGTTMGTAIFTMIINGRISGELMNFVPDYLPEEVFNSIPHDTGVLEAIVSYPQYAPQILSAFSNSVDFSFLAGGCIILILVIVGIFFKAQKPEEDPEFEAVKHKIESGEE, from the coding sequence ATGATTGGTCTGTGCGTAGCCATGCTCGGGGCGTGTTTCGACGGTACGATCGTCGGTACCATCGGAACCAAACTGGCGGAGGACCTGGGCGGTCTCAGCCTGTATGCCTGGATGACCACGGCGTACCTCCTCTGCGAGACGATCATGATCCCCATCGCGGGAAAGCTTTCTGATATCTACGGTAGGAAGCCCCTGTTCCTCATCGGTCTCGGGCTCTTCGCTGTCGGTTCTGTGTGCGCCGGTCTGTCCTCCAACATGGAGATGTTCATCGTCTGCCGTGCCGTCCAGGGAGTCGGCGGAGGTATCCTGATCCCCGTCGCCACGGCTGCCGTCGCGGACCTGTACTCCCCCCGTGAGAGGGCCAGGATGCAGGGTATTCTCGGTGCCATATTCGGTGTCGGAAGCGGAATCGGACCCCTCATCGGAGGGTACATCGAGGGTGCCATAAGCTGGCACTGGTGCTTCTACATCAACATCCCTCTCGCGCTCATCGCGTTCATCCTCACCATCAAGAAGTTCCCCACACCTGTCAACGACGGTGAGAAGCACATCGACGTCAAGGGAATCGCCTTCCTCTCGCTGCTGCTCCTGGACGTCCTGCTCCTGATCGAGTTCGGAGGAAAGGAGTTCGAGTGGGCGAGCATCGAGACGGCCGCTATGGTCATCATCGCCATCGTCCTCGTCGTCGTGTTCGTGAAGGTCGAGCACAAGGCCATCGACCCCATCCTCGCACCCCATCTGATACACAACAAGACAGTCATCATGGCGGCCATCTTCATGGCGATCTTCGGAATCGGAATGATAGGCGCCATGATGTTCACGAACATGCTCGCAGTGGGTGTCTTCGGACTGACCACGCTCGAAGCCGGAATATGGTCCCTGGCCATGGTCGCCGGAATGATGATCACATCCATCTCCTCCGGAGCCCTCGTCGAGAGGACCGGGTACAAGCCCTGGCTCATCGTCGGACCCATACTGTGCTTCCTGGGACTGTTCTACCTCTCGGGCATGACCGTCGATCCCGACATGGTCCTGCAGATGGCCGGTAACGCGGACTACCTCCAGGAGCTGTACATGACCAGATACCTCATCGGAACCTTCATCCTCGGACTCGGTCTGGGATGCATGATGTCCGTCGTGATGTCCGCAGTCCAGAACAGCTCCAAGCCCACCGAGATGGGAATGACGACATCGTCCGTCAACCTCATCAGGTCGATCGGAACGACCATGGGTACCGCGATCTTCACCATGATCATCAACGGACGCATCAGTGGGGAGCTGATGAACTTCGTTCCCGACTACCTTCCCGAGGAGGTCTTCAACAGCATCCCCCACGACACTGGTGTCCTCGAGGCCATCGTCTCGTATCCCCAGTACGCGCCGCAGATCCTGTCGGCGTTCAGCAACAGTGTCGACTTCTCCTTCCTCGCCGGAGGATGCATTATCCTGATCCTCGTGATCGTCGGAATCTTCTTCAAGGCCCAGAAGCCGGAGGAGGATCCCGAGTTCGAGGCGGTCAAGCACAAGATCGAGAGCGGTGAGGAGTGA
- a CDS encoding sodium-dependent transporter translates to MEHAASRGSFSGRLGFILAAAGSAVGLGNLWRFPYLAEHYGGGAFLVTYIILVVTFGVALMITEIAIGRRTGKSCIDAFLDLGEKYKVVGWIIAIIPLIIVPYYCVIGGWVTKYFVEYMAGMGSELANGSFFGDFMSASMTGVFDSPVTWFAIYAVLTVAVVAFGVQKGVERMSKILLPGLLVLLVGICLYMLTVDGITEGLSYYIVPNFDDFSMKTVLGAMGQLFYSLSLAMGIMITYGSYMRKNVDIEKSAYTICLMDTCVAFLSGLMIVPAVVVFIGPGMGDGFGLMFETMPLVFETMPAGHIVGAVFFLLAMFAAWTSSISLSETAVSIFRDRWKWRRSMACIACLVLILGLGILSCLGFGPLSGITILGMTFLEFFDFITNSVLMPIAAIVTCIIIGYFVKTKFVTEEIESSGRFRLKPIYNALIMVVCPLFMAIILVTGLLDYFGIYTI, encoded by the coding sequence ATGGAGCATGCTGCATCGCGCGGCAGCTTCTCGGGGAGGCTGGGTTTCATCCTGGCTGCCGCCGGGTCGGCGGTTGGTCTCGGGAACCTGTGGCGCTTCCCGTATCTTGCCGAACACTACGGAGGCGGTGCCTTCCTTGTAACGTACATCATCCTCGTGGTGACCTTCGGCGTCGCTCTGATGATCACCGAGATCGCAATCGGTCGTCGTACCGGAAAGTCCTGCATCGACGCCTTCCTGGATCTCGGCGAGAAGTACAAGGTCGTCGGATGGATAATCGCCATCATCCCGCTGATCATCGTCCCCTATTACTGCGTCATCGGCGGATGGGTCACCAAGTACTTCGTGGAGTACATGGCGGGGATGGGATCAGAACTGGCCAACGGGTCATTCTTCGGCGATTTCATGTCCGCATCCATGACCGGGGTCTTCGACAGCCCCGTCACGTGGTTCGCGATCTACGCGGTCCTGACCGTGGCGGTCGTCGCCTTCGGGGTTCAGAAGGGCGTGGAGAGGATGAGCAAGATCCTCCTCCCCGGGCTGCTGGTGCTCCTCGTGGGGATCTGCCTGTACATGCTGACGGTTGATGGCATCACCGAGGGGCTCTCGTATTACATCGTCCCCAACTTCGACGACTTCTCCATGAAGACTGTCCTCGGTGCGATGGGGCAGCTGTTCTATTCCCTGTCTCTGGCGATGGGAATAATGATCACATACGGTTCGTACATGAGGAAGAACGTGGACATCGAGAAGTCGGCTTACACGATATGCCTGATGGACACCTGCGTGGCGTTCCTCTCCGGTCTGATGATCGTCCCCGCGGTCGTCGTGTTCATAGGCCCCGGGATGGGGGACGGGTTCGGTCTGATGTTCGAGACCATGCCCCTCGTGTTCGAGACCATGCCCGCAGGGCACATCGTCGGCGCCGTCTTCTTCCTGTTGGCGATGTTCGCCGCATGGACGTCTTCGATATCGCTGTCCGAGACGGCAGTCTCCATCTTCAGGGACAGATGGAAGTGGCGGCGTTCCATGGCCTGCATCGCATGTCTGGTGCTCATACTCGGTCTTGGGATACTGTCCTGTCTGGGATTCGGCCCGCTCAGCGGCATCACCATCTTGGGCATGACGTTCCTGGAGTTCTTCGACTTCATCACGAACTCCGTGCTGATGCCGATAGCGGCGATAGTGACCTGCATCATCATCGGTTACTTCGTCAAGACGAAGTTCGTGACGGAGGAGATCGAGTCGTCCGGACGGTTCAGGCTGAAGCCCATCTACAACGCACTCATCATGGTCGTCTGCCCGCTGTTCATGGCCATCATACTGGTGACGGGCCTTCTCGACTATTTCGGAATATACACTATCTGA
- the ilvC gene encoding ketol-acid reductoisomerase, producing MQLYHDKDADLKVLDGKKVAVLGYGSQGRAQALCFNDSGIDVTIGVRKDGKSWNKAKEDGLKVAEFADAVKDADVVMMLLPDEVQPDIYKEYVEPNLKKGAALEFAHGFAITYKLIQPPADVDVIMMAPKAPGDMERLVFTEGFGVPALICIHQDVTGNAKKIALALAKGLGSTRAGVFETTFDNETYTDLFGEQSVLCGGLTALIRQGFKTLTDAGYPPEMAYFEVLHETKLIDDLIIKGGFELMWNVVSNTAEYGGMTRRDRVITEQSAEGMKSILEEIENGKFKDEWRAEWAAGLVNLKKMEEDEKKLQLEITGKEIRQLFERKN from the coding sequence ATGCAGCTTTATCACGATAAAGATGCGGACCTGAAAGTCCTCGACGGCAAGAAAGTCGCCGTCCTGGGATACGGGTCCCAGGGAAGGGCCCAGGCTCTGTGCTTCAACGACTCCGGGATCGATGTGACGATCGGAGTCAGGAAGGACGGAAAGTCCTGGAACAAGGCCAAGGAGGACGGCCTCAAGGTCGCGGAGTTCGCTGACGCCGTCAAGGACGCAGATGTCGTCATGATGCTCCTGCCTGACGAGGTCCAGCCCGACATCTACAAGGAGTACGTCGAGCCCAACTTGAAGAAGGGCGCCGCACTCGAGTTCGCACACGGCTTCGCCATCACCTACAAGCTGATCCAGCCCCCGGCGGATGTCGACGTTATCATGATGGCGCCCAAGGCCCCCGGAGACATGGAGAGGCTCGTCTTCACCGAGGGATTCGGAGTCCCCGCCCTCATATGCATCCACCAGGATGTCACCGGCAACGCCAAGAAGATCGCCCTTGCACTCGCGAAGGGACTCGGATCCACCCGCGCCGGAGTCTTCGAGACCACCTTCGACAACGAGACGTACACCGACCTCTTCGGAGAGCAGTCCGTCCTCTGCGGAGGACTCACGGCCCTGATCAGGCAGGGATTCAAGACCCTGACTGATGCGGGATATCCTCCCGAGATGGCCTACTTCGAGGTCCTCCACGAGACCAAGCTCATCGACGACCTCATCATCAAGGGCGGCTTCGAGCTCATGTGGAACGTCGTCTCCAACACCGCCGAGTACGGCGGAATGACCAGGAGGGACAGGGTCATCACCGAGCAGTCCGCCGAGGGCATGAAATCCATCCTCGAGGAGATCGAGAACGGCAAGTTCAAGGACGAGTGGAGGGCCGAGTGGGCCGCAGGACTCGTCAACCTCAAGAAGATGGAAGAGGACGAGAAGAAGCTGCAGCTCGAGATCACCGGAAAGGAGATCCGCCAGCTCTTCGAGAGGAAGAACTGA
- a CDS encoding sodium-dependent transporter, whose product METVEKRGGFSGRLGFILATAGAAVGLGNLWRFPYLAEQYGGGIFLLVYLILVVTFGVVMVITELAIGRRTGKSCFDALMDLCDKYPIIGWIAMLVPMIIVPYYCVIGGWVTKYFADYAVGAGSDLAGAGFFDQFISMDLGGVFDSPLPWFLIYAFLTIVVVVFGVEKGIERMSKILMPALFVLLIAICVYMLTIDGISEGLKYYLVPDFDKLSFSTLAGAVSQLFYSLSIAMGITIAYGSYMRKQDNIEKSAYTVALTDTTVAFLSGLMIVPAFVLFSGSTDMTSGFGLLFTTMPQVFGTMPGGEVVGIAFFLLAMFAALTSSIALMEAVVSVLRDHWHMTRFRACVIVSIGILILGLLSCLGFGPLSAVAPFGMSFLEFFDFITNSVMMPIVALITCILIGYVVKSRYVIDEVESSGCEFRIKTIYPYMIKYVCPVILVIILVVGVLGGMGIYTI is encoded by the coding sequence ATGGAGACCGTCGAAAAGCGTGGCGGGTTCTCGGGCAGGCTGGGTTTTATCCTGGCCACTGCCGGAGCCGCCGTAGGACTCGGGAACCTGTGGCGCTTCCCATATCTGGCCGAACAGTACGGCGGAGGGATATTCCTCCTAGTCTACCTCATACTAGTGGTAACGTTCGGCGTGGTCATGGTCATCACCGAGCTGGCCATAGGCAGGCGCACCGGCAAGTCCTGTTTCGACGCCCTCATGGACCTCTGCGACAAGTACCCGATCATCGGGTGGATCGCCATGCTGGTGCCGATGATCATAGTCCCGTACTACTGCGTCATCGGCGGATGGGTCACCAAGTACTTCGCCGACTACGCCGTCGGTGCCGGGTCGGACCTCGCCGGAGCCGGATTCTTCGACCAGTTCATCTCCATGGACCTCGGAGGGGTCTTCGACAGCCCGCTCCCCTGGTTCCTGATCTACGCGTTCCTGACCATCGTGGTCGTCGTGTTCGGCGTGGAGAAGGGCATCGAGAGGATGAGCAAGATCCTCATGCCCGCCCTCTTCGTCCTGCTGATCGCCATCTGCGTGTACATGTTGACCATCGACGGGATCTCCGAGGGGCTGAAGTACTACCTCGTCCCCGACTTCGACAAGCTGTCCTTCTCCACTCTCGCGGGAGCGGTCAGCCAGCTGTTCTATTCCCTGTCCATCGCCATGGGCATAACCATCGCCTACGGGTCGTACATGCGCAAGCAGGACAACATAGAGAAGTCCGCCTACACCGTGGCCCTCACAGACACCACGGTGGCGTTCCTGTCCGGTCTCATGATCGTCCCCGCATTCGTCCTGTTCTCCGGGAGCACCGACATGACAAGCGGCTTCGGGCTCCTCTTCACCACCATGCCTCAGGTTTTCGGCACCATGCCGGGAGGGGAGGTCGTGGGAATCGCGTTCTTCCTGCTCGCCATGTTCGCCGCACTCACGTCGTCCATCGCCCTCATGGAGGCGGTGGTGTCCGTCCTCAGGGACCATTGGCACATGACCCGCTTCCGTGCATGCGTGATAGTGTCCATAGGGATACTGATCCTGGGGCTGCTGTCGTGCCTGGGATTCGGACCGCTCAGCGCCGTGGCGCCGTTCGGTATGAGCTTCCTCGAGTTCTTCGATTTCATCACCAACTCCGTGATGATGCCGATAGTCGCGCTGATAACGTGCATCCTGATCGGATACGTCGTGAAGTCCAGGTACGTCATCGACGAGGTGGAGTCGTCTGGATGCGAGTTCAGGATCAAGACGATCTATCCGTACATGATCAAGTACGTGTGCCCTGTGATCCTAGTGATAATCCTCGTCGTGGGAGTGCTCGGAGGCATGGGCATCTACACCATCTGA
- a CDS encoding AfsR family transcriptional regulator, with protein MSRMIVRTRNGDFLGDLDGSDISNAIWLSLPLSMDINMLGGMIYCECPLYAIQPKEGRTTQLEVGDIAYWPGPGAFCIFYGPTPLSGEDGKPVAPYPVIKIGRMVGDCSGLEAAGDRQKLTLVPPY; from the coding sequence ATGAGCAGGATGATCGTCAGGACGAGAAACGGGGACTTCCTCGGGGACCTGGACGGGTCGGACATCTCAAACGCCATCTGGCTCTCACTCCCGCTCAGCATGGACATCAACATGCTGGGCGGGATGATCTACTGCGAATGCCCCCTCTACGCGATCCAGCCCAAGGAGGGGCGCACCACGCAGCTCGAGGTCGGGGACATCGCCTACTGGCCCGGCCCCGGCGCGTTCTGCATTTTCTACGGGCCGACCCCTCTGAGCGGCGAGGATGGGAAGCCGGTCGCACCCTACCCGGTCATCAAGATCGGCAGGATGGTCGGCGACTGCTCCGGACTGGAAGCCGCCGGTGACAGGCAGAAGCTCACACTGGTCCCGCCCTACTGA